In one Rhopalosiphum padi isolate XX-2018 chromosome 3, ASM2088224v1, whole genome shotgun sequence genomic region, the following are encoded:
- the LOC132925035 gene encoding cathepsin B-like cysteine proteinase 6: MQPTGLAGENFDPNTPKEVIFNLFGSKGVRTNGKSILGPEKTYDPMYPRWYFRTPKKFDARKYWRHCKTIGTVRDQGNCGSCWAFGTTGAFSDRLCIASKGKYNQLVSTEELTFCCRNCGYGCNGGLPIRAWLYFRSHGLVSGGDYNSAEGCQPYQVAPCHHHTKIEGSCDSLPREKNHKCIKKCYGNKTIDYNSDHVKTKDAYYLSFGAIQNDVLTYGPVEASFLVYDDFLHYKSGVYSKTENATLLSGHSVKLIGWGVEDGVDYWLMVNSWGHEWGQNGLFKIRRGTNECGIDNSTTGGVPYA; encoded by the exons ATGCAGCCCACGGGATTG GCTGGTGAAAATTTTGATCCGAATACGCCAAAAGAagtaatttttaacttgtttgGTTCTAAAGGAGTTAGAACTAATGGTAAATCAATTCTTGGTCCTGAAAAAACCTATGATCCCATGTACCCCAGGTGGTACTTCAGAACGCCCAAGAAATTTGACGCGAGAAAATACTGGCGCCACTGCAAAACGATAGGCACAGTCCGCGATCAAGGAAACTGTGGTTCTTGTTGG GCTTTTGGCACCACCGGGGCATTTTCGGACAGACTGTGTATAGCGTCAAAAGGAAAATACAATCAACTCGTGTCCACCGAAGAGCTAACGTTCTGCTGTCGCAATTGCGGTTACGGATGCAATGGAGGCCTCCCGATCCGAGCTTGGTTATATTTCAGAAGTCACGGCTTGGTGTCCGGCGGCGACTACAATTCAGCcgaa GGATGTCAACCGTACCAAGTTGCACCTTGTCATCACCATACAAAAATAGAAGGCTCGTGTGACAGCCTTCCAAGAGAAAAGAATCATAAATGCATCAAAAAGTGTTACGGCAACAAAACGATCGATTATAACAGTGATCACGTGAAGA CTAAAGACGCGTATTACCTTTCATTCGGCGCTATTCAAAATGACGTACTAACTTACGGGCCAGTCGAAGCATCGTTCTTGGTATACGACGATTTTTTGCACTACAAAAGTG GTGTTTACTCAAAAACTGAGAACGCGACATTATTATCAGGCCATTCTGTTAAGTTAATTGGCTGGGGAGTCGAAGATGGTGTAGACTATTGGTTAATGGTGAACTCATGGGGCCATGAGTGGGGACAGAATGGGCTTTTCAAAATACGAAGGGGCACAAATGAATGCGGAATCGACAATTCAACTACCGGAGGTGTACCTTATGCCTAA
- the LOC132926336 gene encoding cytochrome P450 307a1-like, with protein sequence MNTANWEVDGVGTVAVVLASLLFVLLLVLAAVSACRRRATGLSGPAAYPIIGALHAMDGHRDRPFRRFAELARQYGPVYAMTMGSVPCVIVNDYPSIKEVLITNGSKFGGRPDFLRYNVLFAGDRNNSLALCDWSWLQETRRKIARTYCSPKVCSSNYGLLDSIASDELEVFLRSLAAITVHGSERVVQVKQPLLMACANMFTRFMCSTQFDYGDQEFQTMVRTFDEIFWDINQGYAMDFLPWLKPFYVGHIRKLSTWSVYIRRFMMDAIVSKRSSYTKAMSATMDNGCRGNDDEHDDEEEPTDFTDALLINLRKEPRLKMDHVLFELEDFIGGHSAVGNMVMLTLSMVATRPHVAQAIRDEAEQVTGGQRLVRLYDKPDMPYTEATMFETLRVISSPIVPHVATEDTTIRGFKISKGTCVIINNYEINTSPVYWDNPSVFDPNRFIHHKSGAKSCIRKPEYFLPFSTGKRTCIGQQLVSGFGLVLLAGILQRYEVKATTELAIPEARLALPPDTYPLILTPLDGSL encoded by the exons ATGAACACCGCGAACTGGGAAGTGGACGGGGTCGGTACCGTCGCCGTCGTGCTGGCTTCACTGCTGTTTGTGCTGCTCCTCGTGCTGGCAGCCGTGTCAGCGTGTCGTCGGCGGGCCACCGGGTTGAGCGGCCCGGCGGCTTACCCGATCATCGGAGCTCTGCACGCCATGGACGGGCACCGGGACAGGCCGTTCCGACGGTTCGCCGAGCTGGCCCGCCAGTACGGGCCCGTCTACGCCATGACCATGGGATCGGTGCCGTGCGTGATCGTCAACGATTATCCGTCCATCAAGGAAGTGCTCATCACCAACGGTTCCAAGTTCGGTGGCCGGCCCGACTTTCTCCGGTACAACGTGCTGTTCGCCGGCGACCGAAACAAct CGTTGGCATTGTGCGATTGGTCATGGCTTCAAGAGACCAGACGGAAGATTGCTCGAACATACTGTTCACCCAAAGTATGTTCGTCCAACTATGGTCTGCTAGACTCTATAGCGTCTGATGAGTTAGAAGTGTTTTTAAGATCGTTGGCTGCTATCACCGTTCACGGTTCTGAGCGTGTGGTGCAGGTGAAACAGCCTTTACTGATGGCCTGTGCAAACATGTTCACACGGTTCATGTGTTCGACACAGTTTGATTACGGTGACCAAGAGTTCCAGACCATGGTCCGAACGTTTGACGAGATATTTTGGGACATCAACCAAGGTTACGCGATGGACTTCTTACCGTGGTTAAAGCCATTTTACGTGGGCCACATTCGAAAGCTGTCTACATGGTCGGTGTACATTAGACGTTTCATGATGGATGCGATCGTATCAAAGAGGAGCAGCTACACAAAGGCTATGTCAGCTACAATGGATAACGGCTGCCGAGGTAATGATGACGAGCACGATGACGAGGAAGAACCCACAGACTTTACGGATGCTCTGCTCATAAACTTGCGCAAGGAGCCCAGGCTCAAAATGGACCACGTGTTATTTGAACTGGAAGACTTTATCGGTGGTCATTCAGCCGTCGGCAACATGGTCATGCTCACCCTGTCCATGGTGGCCACAAGGCCACACGTGGCCCAGGCAATTCGGGACGAGGCCGAACAAGTCACTGGTGGTCAACGTTTGGTACGTCTCTATGATAAACCGGACATGCCATACACCGAGGCCACTATGTTCGAGACTCTACGTGTCATTTCATCACCCATTGTGCCTCACGTGGCTACCGAGGACACTACTATCAGAG gattcaaaatatcaaaaggCACGTGTGTAATCATTAACAACTATGAAATCAACACCAGTCCGGTGTACTGGGATAATCCTAGCGTATTCGACCCCAATCGTTTCATACATCACAAATCCGGGGCAAAGTCATGCATCCGAAAACCGGAATACTTTCTGCCGTTCAGCACCGGCAAAAGGACGTGCATTGGACAGCAACTGGTTTCTGGATTCGGGCTCGTACTGCTCGCGGGCATACTACAGAGATACGAAGTAAAGGCCACTACTGAATTAGCGATACCCGAGGCGCGGCTGGCTCTTCCACCCGACACGTATCCGTTGATATTGACACCGCTCGACGGATCTCTATAG
- the LOC132927320 gene encoding seipin, giving the protein MKMFGLKRIVDEKVDKTVDMASDIVNCLLDTSYKGGLFSMIIVTIVWVSIFLYIAFYYAYMPSLMFSRPVHMQFKSCYSNKGLCDYPSAHVQLTKNHQMLMIGQKYKMTVFVELPESPVNEDIGMFMLCVRLGDKYGYLISSSCRSSRLRYKSKLYRIIHTLFMIPFYLTGLSSEKQLIQLEMYTDFEEDQLHPVTDIYFEMLNHDIQIYSVKLNIIANLGGLRYLMFHWPITSACLGIGSNLLFVFFVFSMSWRHIYGSEVYKNESNDFLDRSEHLNEFDSEDESEESDDLCKKGFLPYKFSSSRLMIPEQ; this is encoded by the exons ATGAAAATGTTTGGATTAAAGAGAATCGTCGACGAGAAGGTCGACAAAACCGTCGATATGGCCTCAGACATTGTTAACTGTTTGCTAGACACGTCGTATAAAGGTGGATTGTTCTCGATGATTATTGTTACCATCGTCTGGGTgtctatatttttgtatatagcTTTCTATTATGCGTACATGCCGTCTCTAATGTTCAGCCGCCCGGTTCACATGCAATTCAA ATCATGTTATAGCAACAAAGGTTTATGTGATTATCCATCAGCACATGTGCAGTTAACCAAAAACCATCAAATGTTAATGATtggtcaaaaatacaaaatgactGTTTTTGTTGAGCTACCAGAATCGCCAGTTAATGAAGATATCG gaatGTTTATGCTTTGTGTCCGTTTGGGTGACAAATATGGTTATCTTATATCGTCTTCCTGTCGATCCAGTAGATTAAGGTACAAAAGCAAACTGTATCGTATTATTCATACATTGTTCATGATACCATTTTACCTGACAGGATTATCCTCGGAAAAACAATTAATCCAGTTAGAAATGTATACAGATTTTGAAGAAGACCaa tTACATCCAGTTACAGACATTTACTTTGAGATGTTAAATCatgatattcaaatttattctgtcaagttaaatattattgctaaCTTGGGCGGTTTACGTTACCTTATGTTTCACTGGCCGATAACGTCTGCTTGTCTAGGAATTGGATCAAATCtcctttttgtattttttgtgttttcaaTGTCATGGCGGCATATATATGGATCTGaagtgtataaaaatgaatcaaatg ATTTTTTGGATCGCTCTGAACATTTGAATGAATTTGACTCCGAGGACGAATCTGAAGAATCAGATGATTTGTGTAAAAAAGGTTTTCTCCCTTATAAATTTTCATCTTCCCGCCTAATGATTCCTGAGCAATAA